The following proteins are encoded in a genomic region of Astatotilapia calliptera chromosome 22, fAstCal1.2, whole genome shotgun sequence:
- the yars1 gene encoding tyrosine--tRNA ligase, cytoplasmic, with the protein MADQLSPDEKFNLITRNLQEVLGEEKVKQVLQERALRVYWGTATTGKPHVAYFVPMSKIADFLKAGCEVTVLFADLHAYLDNMKAPWELLELRVKYYEQVIKAMLESISVPLDKLKFVKGTDFQLSREYTLDVYRLSSMVTEHDAKKAGAEVVKQVEHPLLSGLLYPGLQALDEEYLKVDAQFGGVDQRKIFTLAEKYLPSLGYAKRAHLMNPMVPGLTGAKMSSSEEESKIDLLDSKEDVKKKLKKAFCEPGNIQNNGVLSFVKYVLFPLRGVFSIKRDAKWGGDKVYSVFEEVEKDFVAEMIHPGDLKASVEDALNELLDPIRKKFESPELRKLTSNAYPDPSKTKAGGKGVKAGGGGDGGGGEDDELAPSRLDIRVGKILSVEKHPDAESLYLEKIDVGEPEPRTVVSGLVAYISQEDLQDRLVLVLCNLKPQKMRGIESQAMLLCASIEGEPRKVEPLDPPEGSLPGDRVFVEGYESGKPDDRLNPKKKVWEKLQVDLKISDECVAQWKDKQLMTKLGQITCKTLKGGNIS; encoded by the exons ATGGCAGATCAGCTGAGTCCAGATGAGAAATTTAACCTCATCACCAGGAACCTCCAG GAGGTCCTTGGAGAGGAGAAGGTGAAGCAGGTCCTTCAGGAGAGAGCGCTCAGGGTTTACTGGGGCACAGCAACCACTGGCAAACCCCACGTAGCTTACTTTGTCCCCATGTCTAAGATAGCAGACTTCCTCAAAGCTGGATGTGAG GTCACTGTTCTGTTTGCAGACTTGCATGCTTACCTAGACAACATGAAAGCTCCCTgggagctgctggagctcagGGTCAAATACTATGAGCAGGTTATCAAGGCCATGCTGGAGAGCATCAGTGTGCCTCTGGATAAACTCAAGTTTGTCAAAGGAACTGACTTCCAGCTCAGCAG GGAGTACACTCTGGATGTGTACCGCCTGTCCTCCATGGTGACAGAGCACGATGCTAAGAAGGCTGGAGCTGAGGTGGTGAAACAGGTGGAGCATCCTCTCCTGAGTGGTCTGCTGTACCCCGGCCTACAG GCTCTGGATGAGGAGTATTTGAAAGTGGATGCTCAGTTTGGAGGTGTTGACCAGAGGAAGATTTTCACTCTGGCAGAGAAG TACCTGCCCTCTCTCGGCTACGCTAAACGTGCCCACCTGATGAACCCGATGGTGCCGGGGCTGACGGGGGCTAAGATGAGCTCTTCAGAAGAG GAATCGAAAATCGATCTCCTGGACTCCAAAGAGGATGTAAAGAAGAAGCTGAAGAAGGCTTTCTGTGAGCCGGGCAACATCCAGAACAATGGAGTTCTCTCTTTTGTCAAATATGTCCTCTTCCCTCTACGAGGAG tgttCTCCATCAAGAGAGATGCAAAGTGGGGCGGAGACAAAGTTTACAGTGTGTTTGAGGAAGTGGAGAAGGACTTCGTTGCAGAG ATGATCCACCCTGGAGACCTGAAGGCCTCTGTGGAGGATGCACTAAATGAGCTACTGGACCCAATTAGAAAGAAGTTCGAGTCTCCTGAGCTCCGTAAACTTACCAGCAACGCCTATCCTGATCCCTCAAAGACAA AAGCAGGAGGGAAGGGCGTTAAggccggaggaggaggagatggtggtggaggagaggaCGATGAGCTGGCTCCATCCAGACTGGACATCAGAGTGGgaaagatcctcagtgtggagaAG CATCCAGACGCTGAGTCTCTGTACCTGGAGAAGATCGATGTAGGAGAGCCTGAGCCGAGGACGGTAGTCAGTGGGCTGGTGGCCTACATTTCACAGGAGGACCTGCAGGACAGACTGGTGTTGGTGCTGTGCAATCTGAAACCCCAGAAGATGCGTGGGATCGAGTCTCAAGCCATGCTGCTGTGTGCCTCTAT tgAGGGCGAGCCCAGAAAGGTGGAGCCTCTGGATCCTCCAGAAGGTTCGTTGCCAGGGGACAGGGTCTTTGTGGAAGGGTATGAGTCAGGCAAGCCAGATGATAGACTTAACCCAAAGAAGAAGGTGTGGGAGAAACTCCAG GTTGACCTAAAGATATCAGACGAGTGTGTAGCTCAGTGGAAAGACAAGCAGCTGATGACCAAACTGGGGCAGATCACATGTAAGACGCTCAAAGGAGGGAACATCAGTTAA
- the LOC113014607 gene encoding SOSS complex subunit C-like: protein MAANPPGQGFQNKTRVAILAELDKEKRRLLQSQSMNSPGANIPLSSRPSLKEVRDSAEQQHIAAQQKAALQHAHVHSSGFFITQDSSFGNLILPVLPRLEPDF from the coding sequence ATGGCTGCTAACCCGCCGGGACAGGGCTTTCAGAACAAGACCCGTGTGGCCATCCTGGCGGAGCTGGACAAGGAGAAGAGGCGGCTGCTGCAGAGCCAGTCCATGAACAGCCCCGGAGCCAACATCCCGCTGTCGTCCAGACCCAGCCTGAAGGAGGTGAGGGACAGCGCCGAGCAGCAGCACATCGCAGCCCAACAGAAGGCCGCCCTGCAGCACGCTCACGTCCACTCCTCCGGGTTCTTCATCACCCAGGACTCCTCGTTTGGGAACCTCATCCTCCCGGTGCTCCCCCGGCTGGAGCCCGACTTCTGA